One genomic window of Mus caroli chromosome 12, CAROLI_EIJ_v1.1, whole genome shotgun sequence includes the following:
- the LOC110307069 gene encoding uncharacterized protein LOC110307069 → MGHTSGPMCRLGSSHKVKRWRKPGDLNGPVSGVGPHWIPPRRASLKKGDKLNMRVARRALLAPADQDFAYLDQCLPNASEPTRRHPLLQNPRWYPSPRVALPSSLGPHPRKQRGELSYRSDRASQDGGCAPHPCTFRGVALSQEPRGEGGRRVGTHRSIRSCHTWDTWRPWSVRSVGPRPPPALVSVPPPAPAPPAPGRRLAPRPGRGLWSPPPRRQQLGALQAGRTCQGRKGPA, encoded by the coding sequence ATGGGTCACACTAGTGGGCCCATGTGCAGGCTGGGAAGCAGCCATAAGGTGAAGAGATGGCGGAAACCAGGGGATCTCAACGGACCAGTCTCGGGCGTCGGACCTCATTGGATCCCGCCCCGAAGAGCGTCGCTGAAGAAGGGCGATAAGCTGAACATGCGGGTGGCCAGGAGGGCGCTCCTAGCCCCGGCCGACCAGGACTTTGCGTACCTCGACCAGTGCCTACCGAACGCTTCCGAACCCACCCGACGCCACCCGCTTCTCCAGAATCCCAGATGGTATCCCTCGCCCCGCGTAGCACTACCTTCGAGCCTCGGGCCGCACCCGCGAAAACAGCGTGGCGAGCTTAGCTACCGATCGGATCGCGCATCCCAAGACGGTGGCTGCGCACCCCATCCGTGTACATTCCGGGGTGTGGCTCTCAGCCAGGAGCCTAGAGGCGAAGGCGGACGGCGGGTGGGTACTCACCGAAGTATACGGTCTTGTCACACTTGGGACACTTGGAGGCCATGGTCGGTGCGCTCGGTCGGTCCGCGCCCTCCACCCGCGCTCGTCTCTGTGCCGCCGCCCGCGCCTGCCCCGCCCGCCCCCGGACGTCGATTGGCTCCGAGACCTGGGCGGGGCCTCTGGAGCCCGCCCCCTAGACGCCAGCAGCTGGGCGCGCTGCAGGCGGGGCGCACCTGCCAGGGTCGGAAGGGTCCGGCCTAG
- the Crip2 gene encoding cysteine-rich protein 2 isoform X1 — MASKCPKCDKTVYFAEKVSSLGKDWHKFCLKCERCNKTLTPGGHAEHDGKPFCHKPCYATLFGPKGVNIGGAGSYIYEKPQAEAPQVTGPIEVPVVRTEERKTSGPPKGPSKASSVTTFTGEPNMCPRCNKRVYFAEKVTSLGKDWHRPCLRCERCSKTLTPGGHAEHDGQPYCHKPCYGILFGPKGVNTGAVGSYIYDKDPEGTVQP; from the exons ATGGCCTCCAAGTGTCCCAAGTGTGACAAGACCGTATACTTCG CTGAGAAGGTGAGCTCCCTGGGCAAGGACTGGCACAAGTTCTGTCTCAAGTGTGAGCGCTGCAACAAGACACTGACCCCCGGCGGCCATGCTGAGCATGATGGGAAGCCCTTCTGCCACAAGCCCTGCTATGCCACACTGTTTGGACCCAAAG GTGTGAACATCGGGGGTGCTGGCTCCTACATCTATGAGAAGCCTCAGGCCGAGGCCCCTCAGGTCACTGGCCCCATTGAGGTCCCTGTGGTGAGAACTGAGGAGCGGAAGACCAGCGGGCCCCCCAAGGGTCCCAGCAAAG CCTCTAGTGTCACCACGTTCACTGGGGAGCCCAACATGTGTCCTCGATGCAACAAGAGAGTGTACTTCG ctGAGAAGGTGACCTCTCTGGGCAAGGACTGGCACCGGCCCTGCCTGCGCTGTGAGCGCTGCTCCAAGACCCTGACCCCAGGCGGGCATGCTGAG CACGATGGCCAGCCCTACTGCCACAAGCCTTGCTATGGAATACTCTTTGGACCCAAAG GAGTGAATACGGGTGCTGTGGGCAGCTATATCTACGACAAGGACCCGGAAGGCACAGTTCAGCCCTAG
- the Crip2 gene encoding cysteine-rich protein 2 isoform X2 — MCPRCNKRVYFAEKVTSLGKDWHRPCLRCERCSKTLTPGGHAEHDGQPYCHKPCYGILFGPKGVNTGAVGSYIYDKDPEGTVQP, encoded by the exons ATGTGTCCTCGATGCAACAAGAGAGTGTACTTCG ctGAGAAGGTGACCTCTCTGGGCAAGGACTGGCACCGGCCCTGCCTGCGCTGTGAGCGCTGCTCCAAGACCCTGACCCCAGGCGGGCATGCTGAG CACGATGGCCAGCCCTACTGCCACAAGCCTTGCTATGGAATACTCTTTGGACCCAAAG GAGTGAATACGGGTGCTGTGGGCAGCTATATCTACGACAAGGACCCGGAAGGCACAGTTCAGCCCTAG